The sequence ATCGAGAATGACCTGCGGGCTTACTATTCTGACGTACTTTACTCGCTAAAAACGCAGACCCATGATGGGTATGTTTACGCGCTGATCGAGCATCAAAGCTCACCCGATAAGCATATGGCCTTTCGGTTAATGCGCTATGCCATCGCTGCGATGCAGCGTCATCTGGATGCGGGCAACGACCAGCTTCCTCTGGTCATCCCCATCCTGTTCTATCATGGAATGGTCACGCCATACCCTTATCCCATGTGCTGGCTGCACGCGTTCAGCGAACCCAAACTTGCCGGACAACTGTATGGCGGCAACTTTCCGTTGATTGATGTGACCGTTATCCCCGATGACGAAATCATGACACACAGGCATATCGCCGTGTTGGAGCTGTTGCAGAAGCACATCCGCCGACGAGACGTGTCCGAACTGTTGAAACCCATGGTGACTCAGATCTCAAAAGGTTACATGACCAAAGATCAGCTCATTTCTGTGATACATTACATACTACAGAATGGTGAAACGGCCGAGCCGGAAAGGTTTATCCTAGATCTGGTCCACTACCTGCCACAGTACGAGGAGGAACTTATGACGATTGCACAGAAATTGGAACAAAATGGCGAAGCTAGAGGCGAAAAGAAAGCAACCCTTAAAATTGCCCGCTCCTTACTGGCTAAAGGTGTTGATCGTATTACGGTAATGGAATCAACGGGCCTGAGTGATAAAGATTTGGCCCAAATTTGCCATTGATACACCCGCTAAATTCATTCTTCTAACAGTCGATGTGGCCCTAAACATCGTCTATTTACGCTATTCCTCACACCTTTCTCCTTGCTGACTTATCATTTATCTCCTTTCTTTTTCTGTAAGTTATCATTTTGATAAATAGATTCTTTTTATCAAAAAAGGTTTATCCTAAAGTGGCTGTGAGTAATTGCTCACACTGATACCCCTGACTATCATCGCCCGATGAAAACGACCCCGACACCCCATGATGCTATTTTTAAACAATTTCTAACCCATCAACAGACTGCCCGTGACTTTTTGGAGATCCATTTACCGTCTGAATTCCGAAAAATTTGTGACCTCAATACCCTGCAACTGGAATCCGGTAGTTTTATCGAGAATGACCTGCGGGCTTACTATTCTGACGTACTTTACTCGCTAAAAACGCAGACCCATGATGGGTATGTTTACGCGCTGATCGAGCATCAAAGCTCACCCGATAAGCATATGGCCTTTCGGTTAATGCGCTATGCCATCGCCGCAATGCAGCGTCATCTCGATGCGGGCAACGACCAGCTTCCTCTGGTCATCCCCATCCTGTTCTATCATGGGATGGTCACGCCATACCCTTACCCCATGTGCTGGCTGCACGCATTCAGTGAACCCAAACTTGCCGGACAACTGTATGGCGGCAACTTTCCGTTGATTGATGTGACCGTTATCCCCGATGACGAAATCATGACACACAAGCATATCGCCGTGTTGGAGCTGTTGCAGAAGCACATCCGCCGACGAGACGTGTCCGAACTGCTGAAACCGATGGTGACTCAGATCTCGAAA comes from Yersinia mollaretii ATCC 43969 and encodes:
- a CDS encoding Rpn family recombination-promoting nuclease/putative transposase, which encodes MKTTPTPHDAIFKQFLTHQQTARDFLEIHLPSEFRKICDLNTLQLESGSFIENDLRAYYSDVLYSLKTQTHDGYVYALIEHQSSPDKHMAFRLMRYAIAAMQRHLDAGNDQLPLVIPILFYHGMVTPYPYPMCWLHAFSEPKLAGQLYGGNFPLIDVTVIPDDEIMTHRHIAVLELLQKHIRRRDVSELLKPMVTQISKGYMTKDQLISVIHYILQNGETAEPERFILDLVHYLPQYEEELMTIAQKLEQNGEARGEKKATLKIARSLLAKGVDRITVMESTGLSDKDLAQICH
- a CDS encoding Rpn family recombination-promoting nuclease/putative transposase, translated to MKTTPTPHDAIFKQFLTHQQTARDFLEIHLPSEFRKICDLNTLQLESGSFIENDLRAYYSDVLYSLKTQTHDGYVYALIEHQSSPDKHMAFRLMRYAIAAMQRHLDAGNDQLPLVIPILFYHGMVTPYPYPMCWLHAFSEPKLAGQLYGGNFPLIDVTVIPDDEIMTHKHIAVLELLQKHIRRRDVSELLKPMVTQISKGYMTKVQLISVIHYILQNGETAEPERFILDLVHYLPQYEEELMTIAQKLEQNGEKKATLKIACTMLTNGLDRATVMKMTGLSEKELTQIQH